Below is a window of Georgenia soli DNA.
CACGTAGTCCGCGAGCAGGTGGGCGGCGTGGCGCTGGAGGTTCCCGCGCGCCCGGTCGTACATCGCCGTCATCCGGGGGTCGGCGTGGCGGGCGGCGTTCTGCACGTCCCGCAGCGTGGCGCCCGCGTCGAGGGAGAGGGTGACGAAGGCGTGCCGCAGCACGTGCGGGTGGACGTGCTTGTCGAGGGTGCGGTCGCCGAGGACGCGGATCCAGCGGTAGGCGGTCGCACGGTCGAGCCGGGTGAGGCTGCGGCGCAGGAGCAGCGGCCCCCGGCCCCGCTCCCCCGCCGCCGCGTCGACCGCCTCGGCCACCGGCGGGGTGAGCGGCATGGTCGCCGGCTTGGCGCCCTTGCCCACGAACGAGACGGTCCGGTAGCCCTGCGCCTCGCCCCGGGTGTCCTCGATGTTCAGGTCGCACGCCTCCCCGACCCGCAGGCCCAGCAGCGCCAGGAGCGACACGAGCGCCCACCGGGCCGGGCCCGCCTCGCGCGCGGCGACCAGCAGCGCGGCGACCTCCTCGCGGGAGAGCCCGAGGAGCCGGGTCTCGTCCCGGCGCACGTGCGGCACGACCAGCCGGCGGGCCGGGGAGTCATCGATGAACCCCTCCTCGGCGGCGTAGCGGTAGAAGGCCCGCACGCACCGCAGCCGTGCCGCGACCGTCCCCGGACCGTTGCCGCGCCCTTTCTCGAGGTAGTGCCGGAACAGGTCGAGGTGGACCCGGCGCACCTCGAGCGGGTCCAGCTGCACGCCCTCGCACCAGCCGTAGAGGATCCGCAGGTGCTGGGTGTAGATGACCAGCGTCCGGCCCCGGTACTGGGCCAGGTACCCGGCCGCGGCGAGTTCGGCCCCGCCCGGCATCCGCCGGGGCACCGTCAACGCACCCGCCATGCCGTGCCCTCCCCCGCTCGCCCGGCTCCGCCGTCGTGCCGACGACGGTAGAGCGGCCCGGCGGCCGGGCGTGGCGGCCGTCCCCAGCCCGCCGTCGGGGCAGCGGGCCGTCCACAGGGGGCGGCGCGCCGCCCCGGGGGCCTACCGCCCGGGGACGACGGCGCCCGCCCGGCCCGGGCCGTCCGCCGCCTCGCCGGCGCGGCCGAGCCGGGCGCCGAGCCACCGGATCTGCCGGCCGAGCTGCTCCGCGGCCCCGCCCTCGTGGCCGTTGAACGGGTAGACGACGATGTCCTTGTCGGCCGCGCCCGCCGGCTGCCCGTAGTGGTTGTAGGCGGCGAAGACGGTCGACGGCGGGCAGGTGACGTCCATGAGGGCGACGGAGAACAGCGCGGGCGCGCCCGCCCGCCGGGCGAAGGCGACCCCGTCGATGTAGGAGAGCGTCCGGAAGGCCTGCTCGACGTGCCAGCGGTGCACGGCGAGGTAGGCCGACACCTCCGAGTAGGGGCGCGCGTCGGTGATCTCCACCGCGCGCCGGATGTGGCACAGGAACGGCACGTCCGGCATGACGGCCGCGACGTCGGGGACCAGCCCGCCG
It encodes the following:
- a CDS encoding tyrosine-type recombinase/integrase; translation: MAGALTVPRRMPGGAELAAAGYLAQYRGRTLVIYTQHLRILYGWCEGVQLDPLEVRRVHLDLFRHYLEKGRGNGPGTVAARLRCVRAFYRYAAEEGFIDDSPARRLVVPHVRRDETRLLGLSREEVAALLVAAREAGPARWALVSLLALLGLRVGEACDLNIEDTRGEAQGYRTVSFVGKGAKPATMPLTPPVAEAVDAAAGERGRGPLLLRRSLTRLDRATAYRWIRVLGDRTLDKHVHPHVLRHAFVTLSLDAGATLRDVQNAARHADPRMTAMYDRARGNLQRHAAHLLADYVTKKS